A stretch of the Asticcacaulis sp. ZE23SCel15 genome encodes the following:
- a CDS encoding universal stress protein yields the protein MRKFLIIADDSPEFQAALTYACGRAKATQGVVTLLRVLPETDYTQWAGVRDEIEREQRAEAESLLSKLADIAAVKSGHPAEIIIKIGAVRDAIKALISEDRGLKILVLASASGRDPGPLISSLMRDGVASLGGGRPIPITIVPGDLDEAAILDLV from the coding sequence GTGCGCAAATTTTTGATTATTGCCGACGATTCCCCTGAGTTTCAGGCCGCGCTCACCTATGCCTGTGGGCGCGCGAAAGCGACCCAAGGGGTGGTGACCCTGCTTAGGGTTCTGCCGGAAACCGACTACACCCAATGGGCCGGGGTGCGTGATGAGATCGAGCGTGAACAACGGGCCGAGGCCGAATCCCTGTTGTCCAAGCTGGCCGATATTGCCGCCGTCAAATCGGGCCATCCGGCGGAAATCATTATCAAGATCGGCGCCGTGCGTGATGCCATCAAGGCCTTGATCTCTGAGGATCGGGGCTTGAAAATTCTGGTGCTGGCGTCGGCTTCGGGCCGTGATCCGGGGCCGCTGATTTCAAGCCTGATGCGCGATGGGGTGGCCAGTCTTGGCGGGGGGCGTCCTATCCCCATCACCATCGTACCGGGCGATCTGGATGAGGCGGCGATTCTCGATCTGGTCTGA
- a CDS encoding NifU family protein has product MFIQTEATPNPDVIKFIPGREVLSGGSLDLRNETEAEKSPLALALFQIDGVSGVYFGHDFLTVRRDPESGLIWAQIKAPILAAIMDFYSSGKPILNEAEAEKDAVVYEGELGQIVAEIKELLDTRVRPAVAQDGGDIEFDRFDEDSGTLWLHMRGACSGCPSSSATLKQGVESLMKHYVPEVKHVESVL; this is encoded by the coding sequence ATGTTTATTCAGACCGAAGCCACGCCTAATCCCGACGTCATCAAGTTCATCCCCGGCCGTGAGGTTTTAAGCGGCGGATCACTGGATTTGCGCAACGAAACCGAGGCGGAAAAATCACCGCTGGCTCTGGCTTTGTTTCAGATCGATGGCGTATCGGGCGTCTATTTCGGCCATGATTTTCTGACCGTGCGCCGTGACCCGGAATCGGGCTTGATCTGGGCGCAGATCAAGGCACCGATACTGGCCGCGATTATGGATTTCTATAGTTCCGGCAAGCCAATTTTAAATGAGGCCGAGGCCGAAAAAGACGCGGTCGTCTATGAGGGCGAACTGGGCCAGATCGTGGCCGAGATCAAGGAACTGCTCGATACGCGCGTGCGTCCGGCGGTCGCCCAGGACGGCGGTGATATCGAGTTTGATCGCTTTGATGAAGATAGCGGGACGTTATGGCTACATATGCGCGGGGCCTGTTCGGGTTGCCCGTCCTCGTCGGCGACCCTGAAACAGGGTGTGGAATCGCTGATGAAGCACTATGTGCCGGAAGTAAAGCATGTGGAGTCGGTGCTTTAG
- the tsaB gene encoding tRNA (adenosine(37)-N6)-threonylcarbamoyltransferase complex dimerization subunit type 1 TsaB, whose protein sequence is MLGLVVDTSVGACTVGLYENGLNGLTCLYDDTALMSRGHQEHIGPQIWNCFHKTGIKPKALNRVCVTLGPGSFTGLRVGLSFAKGLAEGAGVRLRGFSTLEAMAAFEGLTDTRRLVVIEAGRGQVYVQAFDGMAAITSPISLNINDNEAISAYADILPDVGVLTGNGGDHVRSYWPQALVIPQICPSTQAMARLGFDDFDRSDVKPVYIREPDAKVSDKRIVRFDTERPPA, encoded by the coding sequence GTGCTGGGGCTGGTTGTCGATACGTCGGTCGGTGCCTGTACGGTCGGGCTCTATGAAAACGGCCTGAATGGCCTGACGTGCCTTTATGATGATACCGCGCTGATGAGCCGCGGCCATCAGGAGCATATCGGCCCGCAAATCTGGAATTGTTTCCATAAAACTGGAATTAAGCCAAAAGCCCTTAATCGCGTCTGTGTGACACTTGGGCCGGGGTCATTTACCGGCCTTCGGGTTGGTTTGTCATTCGCCAAAGGTCTGGCGGAGGGGGCGGGTGTGCGTTTACGCGGCTTTTCAACCTTAGAGGCGATGGCCGCGTTTGAAGGGCTTACGGACACGCGACGTCTGGTGGTGATCGAGGCCGGACGCGGGCAGGTCTATGTGCAGGCCTTTGACGGTATGGCCGCCATCACGTCGCCTATATCATTGAATATTAATGATAATGAGGCCATAAGCGCTTATGCGGATATCTTGCCGGACGTGGGTGTTTTGACTGGCAATGGCGGCGATCATGTCCGGTCATACTGGCCGCAAGCTTTGGTCATACCGCAGATTTGCCCCTCAACTCAGGCCATGGCGCGTCTGGGATTTGATGATTTTGACCGTTCAGATGTTAAACCGGTCTATATCCGTGAACCCGACGCCAAGGTGTCTGACAAACGGATTGTCCGCTTCGATACGGAGCGTCCACCGGCATGA
- the rimI gene encoding ribosomal protein S18-alanine N-acetyltransferase, producing the protein MIIEDIGQYTPDISVIHEQNFDFGWKDSEFIELLAKTTTLAKYVKINDEIQSFVFLSFISQEAEIVTLATRNDAHNRGLATALLNDVIDDLKGRGCESIFLEVAVDNPAALALYKKLGFERVGKRKSYYSRRIGPPVDGDVLRLKLSGG; encoded by the coding sequence ATGATTATTGAGGATATTGGTCAATACACGCCTGATATTTCTGTAATTCACGAACAAAATTTCGATTTTGGCTGGAAAGATTCTGAATTTATAGAATTATTAGCCAAAACTACGACCTTGGCTAAATATGTAAAAATAAATGATGAAATTCAATCGTTTGTATTTTTGTCATTTATTTCTCAAGAAGCAGAAATAGTAACCCTCGCGACGCGGAACGATGCGCACAATCGGGGTCTGGCCACCGCGCTGTTAAACGACGTTATCGATGACCTGAAAGGTCGCGGATGCGAGAGCATTTTCCTGGAGGTCGCGGTCGATAATCCGGCGGCGCTGGCGCTATATAAAAAGCTCGGCTTTGAGCGGGTGGGCAAGCGTAAATCCTATTATAGCCGTCGCATCGGCCCGCCGGTCGATGGTGATGTGTTGCGGCTTAAACTGTCCGGCGGCTGA
- a CDS encoding Fur family transcriptional regulator has protein sequence MDRIEKQCIEKGMRMTDQRRIVARVLSQATDHPDVEELYRRAAALDPHISLATVYRTVRLFEEAGVVERHDFGDGRSRYEQAGDDHHDHLINIKTGQVIEFFDQEIETLKEALAQKLGFKLVGHKLELYGVPLDEDTKA, from the coding sequence ATGGATCGTATCGAAAAGCAGTGCATTGAAAAAGGCATGCGCATGACCGATCAGCGCCGCATCGTGGCGCGTGTCCTGTCTCAGGCGACCGATCACCCCGATGTTGAAGAGCTATATCGTCGCGCCGCCGCCCTCGATCCGCACATCTCGCTGGCGACCGTGTACCGCACCGTGCGCCTGTTCGAAGAAGCCGGTGTGGTCGAACGCCACGATTTCGGTGATGGCCGCTCACGCTATGAACAGGCTGGTGACGACCACCACGATCACCTGATCAATATCAAGACCGGTCAGGTCATCGAGTTTTTCGATCAGGAAATCGAAACCCTCAAAGAAGCGCTGGCGCAAAAGCTGGGCTTTAAGCTGGTCGGCCACAAGCTGGAACTTTATGGTGTGCCGCTCGACGAAGACACCAAGGCTTAA
- the miaB gene encoding tRNA (N6-isopentenyl adenosine(37)-C2)-methylthiotransferase MiaB: protein MSETVSPEPSAVQTTGQKRLHIKTYGCQMNVYDSERMADVLRPLGYVMSDAPEDADLVLLNTCHIREKAAEKVYSEIGRLKEMREDKEARGGGRMTIAVAGCVAQAEGAEIMNRAPAVDLVVGPQAYHQLPELIARTTRARGERLMAEFAPDEKFDKLPVDRAVSGPTAFLTVQEGCDKFCTFCVVPYTRGAEWSRPVAQILDEARRLADKGVREITLLGQNVNAFNGADASGAESTLSRLIEALAGINGLDRIRYTTSHPNDMGDDLIRAHTDIAQLMPYLHLPVQSGSNKILRAMNRKHTRESYIELIARIKAANPDIAMSGDFIVGFPGETDKDFEDTMDLIRQVGYASAFSFKYSKRPGTPAAAMPGQVDDKVADERLKALQALIVEQQQAFKAGLVGRTIDVLFDKRGRHNAQGIGRSPWLHSVFAEDAAHLIGQIVPVKIVALGNNSLQGELIREMA from the coding sequence ATGAGTGAAACCGTATCTCCCGAACCGTCTGCTGTACAAACGACAGGCCAAAAGCGCCTGCATATTAAAACCTACGGCTGTCAGATGAACGTCTATGACAGTGAGCGCATGGCCGATGTTCTGCGTCCGCTCGGCTATGTCATGTCCGATGCTCCGGAAGATGCTGATCTGGTGCTGCTGAACACCTGCCATATCCGTGAAAAGGCCGCCGAAAAGGTCTATTCCGAAATTGGCCGCCTCAAGGAAATGCGCGAAGACAAAGAGGCCCGCGGCGGTGGTCGCATGACCATTGCGGTGGCCGGGTGCGTGGCGCAGGCCGAAGGGGCTGAGATCATGAACCGCGCCCCGGCGGTGGATCTGGTGGTTGGGCCGCAAGCCTATCATCAGTTACCGGAACTGATTGCGCGCACGACCCGCGCCCGTGGTGAGCGGCTGATGGCCGAGTTCGCGCCCGATGAAAAATTCGACAAACTGCCGGTTGATCGTGCCGTTTCCGGCCCGACCGCCTTTCTGACGGTTCAGGAAGGTTGCGACAAGTTTTGCACGTTCTGCGTGGTGCCCTATACCCGCGGTGCGGAATGGTCGCGTCCGGTGGCGCAGATCCTTGATGAAGCACGTCGTCTGGCCGATAAGGGCGTGCGCGAAATCACCCTGTTGGGGCAGAACGTCAATGCGTTTAATGGCGCAGATGCCAGCGGTGCGGAATCGACCCTGTCGCGCCTGATTGAGGCTCTGGCCGGTATCAACGGCCTTGACCGTATTCGCTATACGACCAGCCATCCGAACGACATGGGCGATGACCTGATCCGTGCTCACACTGATATTGCGCAATTGATGCCCTATCTGCATCTGCCGGTGCAGTCGGGGTCGAACAAGATCCTGCGCGCCATGAACCGCAAGCATACCCGCGAAAGCTATATTGAGCTGATCGCGCGTATTAAGGCGGCTAATCCTGACATCGCCATGTCGGGTGATTTCATTGTGGGTTTCCCCGGTGAGACCGATAAGGATTTTGAGGACACGATGGATCTGATCCGTCAGGTCGGTTACGCCTCCGCATTCTCATTCAAATATTCAAAGCGTCCGGGTACACCGGCGGCGGCTATGCCGGGTCAGGTTGACGATAAGGTCGCGGATGAGCGTCTGAAAGCGCTGCAAGCCCTGATCGTTGAACAACAGCAGGCTTTCAAGGCTGGCTTGGTCGGCCGCACCATCGACGTTCTGTTCGATAAGCGCGGCCGCCACAACGCGCAGGGCATTGGCCGTTCCCCGTGGCTGCATTCGGTATTCGCCGAAGATGCCGCCCACCTGATCGGGCAGATCGTGCCGGTCAAAATCGTAGCCCTTGGCAACAACAGCCTTCAGGGTGAACTCATAAGAGAGATGGCTTGA
- a CDS encoding PhoH family protein has translation MSTVTDDFIELSEDGVLALIGPNERYLALIEAAYNVLVETPGGGLTITGDVGGRQKAKAIFAALQKRFDKGLDISEADVRLLIQNPMGKAPAWADHHSNSHVVVMGRKGAVVPKTEGQAGYFQQLLSKSLVFGLGPAGSGKTFLAVAHGTQLLMKGAVDRLVIARPAVEAGEKLGFLPGDLNEKVDPYMMPIWQALDDILGADGLRKRRERNEIEVAPLAYMRGRTLSNAYVIIDEAQNTTKQQMKMVLTRLGEGSKMVVTGDPSQVDLPNARESGLAHAVGLLGRLEGVGVSRLTADDVVRHELVGRIVRAYDNEFKES, from the coding sequence TTGAGCACCGTAACCGACGATTTTATCGAACTGAGCGAAGACGGGGTGCTGGCCCTGATCGGCCCCAATGAGCGCTATCTGGCGCTGATCGAAGCGGCCTATAATGTGCTGGTCGAAACGCCGGGCGGTGGACTGACCATTACCGGCGATGTCGGTGGACGCCAAAAGGCCAAGGCGATATTTGCGGCCCTCCAGAAGCGCTTCGATAAGGGCCTCGATATCTCTGAGGCCGATGTGCGGTTGCTGATCCAGAATCCGATGGGCAAGGCCCCGGCCTGGGCCGATCATCACTCTAATTCGCATGTCGTGGTCATGGGTCGTAAAGGGGCGGTCGTGCCCAAAACCGAAGGGCAAGCCGGTTATTTTCAGCAGCTACTCAGTAAATCGCTGGTGTTTGGTCTTGGCCCTGCGGGGTCGGGCAAGACCTTTCTGGCGGTGGCGCATGGCACACAGCTATTGATGAAGGGCGCGGTTGATCGTCTAGTGATCGCGCGTCCGGCGGTTGAGGCCGGCGAAAAGCTGGGGTTCCTGCCGGGTGACCTGAATGAAAAGGTCGATCCCTACATGATGCCGATTTGGCAGGCGCTGGACGATATTCTGGGGGCGGACGGTTTACGCAAACGCCGTGAACGTAATGAGATTGAGGTCGCCCCTTTGGCCTATATGCGCGGTCGTACCTTGTCGAATGCCTATGTCATTATCGACGAAGCGCAGAACACAACCAAACAACAGATGAAGATGGTGCTGACCCGTCTGGGTGAGGGCTCAAAGATGGTGGTGACCGGCGATCCGTCGCAGGTCGATTTGCCCAATGCGCGCGAATCCGGTCTGGCCCACGCGGTCGGTCTGCTGGGACGGCTGGAGGGGGTGGGCGTGTCGCGCCTGACCGCCGATGATGTGGTGCGCCATGAGTTGGTGGGGCGGATCGTGCGCGCCTATGATAACGAATTTAAGGAATCCTGA
- the ybeY gene encoding rRNA maturation RNase YbeY, with the protein MESPVLVDIEVEHEDWLDVLPEAPHLIQTAIEATFAHLETSQQADIVVLLTDDAEMKDLNKQYRQKNAPTNVLSFPAPKIAGVTDIAHLGDMALGLETCVREAKEQNKTLANHVTHLSIHGALHLLGYDHMVETEAQEMEDLERDVLKSLNIADPYLTDET; encoded by the coding sequence ATGGAAAGTCCGGTTTTGGTGGATATTGAGGTTGAGCATGAAGACTGGCTCGATGTGCTGCCGGAGGCCCCACACCTGATCCAGACGGCGATTGAGGCGACCTTTGCCCATCTGGAAACCAGCCAGCAGGCCGATATCGTCGTGTTGCTGACCGACGATGCCGAGATGAAAGATCTCAACAAGCAGTACCGCCAGAAGAACGCGCCGACCAATGTGCTGTCATTTCCGGCGCCTAAGATTGCGGGTGTTACCGACATCGCCCATCTGGGGGACATGGCGCTGGGGCTTGAGACCTGCGTGCGTGAGGCCAAGGAACAGAATAAGACTCTGGCCAACCATGTCACACATCTCAGTATACACGGCGCGCTGCATCTATTAGGCTATGATCATATGGTTGAGACTGAGGCTCAAGAGATGGAAGATCTTGAGCGCGACGTCCTCAAAAGCCTGAATATTGCCGATCCCTATCTGACAGATGAGACCTGA
- a CDS encoding hemolysin family protein has translation MPSSDDPASPSPQTSSKKSILSLFGWGKPAAEDADADPLSPAKDVAADLINHAREFQTLRVADVMTPRADIVAADVSCTLADVVRICIESEHSRVPIFRETLDDPIGVLHIKDLLKVLSPENVDGSGPNWAEPILHRLRRDVLYVPVSMKAHELLLRMQAERTHMAMVIDEFGGTDGLVTMEDLIEAVVGDIDDEYDDDAALDIIEHGAGVIEADGRVELKTLEERLNLTLYPEDTEEEVDTLGGLVAVLAGRVPRRGEVVRHKSAGFDIEVMDADTRRIKRLRLHPLTEAQLSEDTDKDE, from the coding sequence ATGCCCAGCTCCGACGACCCGGCGAGTCCATCGCCACAGACATCCTCAAAAAAATCCATCCTGTCCCTGTTTGGCTGGGGCAAACCCGCCGCTGAGGACGCCGATGCGGACCCCCTCAGTCCGGCTAAGGATGTCGCCGCCGATCTCATCAATCATGCTCGTGAATTTCAGACCCTGCGCGTCGCCGATGTCATGACGCCACGCGCGGATATTGTGGCGGCTGATGTGTCTTGTACTCTGGCGGACGTGGTCAGGATCTGTATCGAGAGCGAACATTCGCGGGTGCCGATCTTTCGCGAAACTCTGGATGATCCGATCGGGGTTCTGCACATCAAGGACTTGCTCAAGGTGCTGTCGCCGGAGAATGTCGATGGCTCCGGGCCCAACTGGGCGGAGCCGATCCTGCACCGCCTGAGACGGGATGTGCTCTATGTGCCGGTGTCGATGAAGGCGCACGAACTGCTGCTGCGGATGCAGGCGGAACGCACCCACATGGCCATGGTCATCGATGAATTTGGCGGCACAGACGGTCTGGTGACGATGGAAGACCTGATCGAAGCCGTGGTCGGTGACATCGACGATGAATATGATGATGACGCCGCCCTTGATATTATCGAACATGGCGCGGGCGTGATTGAGGCCGATGGCCGGGTCGAGCTTAAAACCCTTGAGGAACGGCTGAACCTTACGCTTTATCCTGAAGATACCGAAGAAGAGGTCGATACTCTGGGGGGGCTGGTCGCCGTTCTGGCGGGGCGGGTGCCGCGCCGGGGCGAAGTCGTGCGCCATAAATCCGCGGGCTTTGATATCGAAGTCATGGATGCCGATACCCGCCGCATCAAGCGCCTGCGTCTGCATCCGCTGACTGAGGCGCAATTGTCCGAAGATACCGACAAAGACGAATAA
- the lnt gene encoding apolipoprotein N-acyltransferase, with the protein MLSEDLRAQIAAFGQQLSPLRRYMGPKRLAALAGALAALAHPPFGFLPGLLGYGLLLYVLNGDLGPKPLRRAFAVGFWAGFVYFLISCFWVAEAFLVDAETFGWMAPFAVMILPAMIAFFWGLFGVVYAQFAPKSGVKSLVCFAVWFCGFEMIRGWIFTGFPWNPAGASWMAGSAISQMAALVGVYGLSLITVMAFASIAIIKPAQGLKGYRPVMVAAGALLVCFTFGQYRLIRTEITPSETSVRLVQTNIGQEAKWTESEFSRIVRDYVAMTKAKPKYAKWSAQGADYGRRPDIVIWPEGALPASAEELFSASSWTSEVFARLLEPDQTLMMGVYRSDLDKGGNMVWRNTMLVIQQKAHETRIVAAYDKFKLVPFGEFLPFENLLTKIGVKNLVNIGDGFTPGDRTKAMTVEGIPSFLPLICYEGLFPALDQSNYSFGKPGKRPQWIVNISNDAWFGPTSGPVQHLNLSAYRAIEQGLPMVRSTPTGISVIVDPLGRVIPSTKLGVGYAGYIDVMIPKVVKLTVYGKFYVIYVIFITIFSLILLPYNTLLRPVKKTS; encoded by the coding sequence ATGCTTTCAGAGGATCTCCGGGCACAGATTGCGGCGTTCGGCCAACAGCTTTCGCCCTTAAGGCGCTATATGGGGCCAAAACGGCTGGCGGCGCTTGCCGGGGCTCTGGCAGCGCTGGCCCATCCGCCATTTGGCTTTTTGCCGGGCCTGTTGGGTTATGGCCTGCTGCTCTATGTGCTCAATGGTGATCTGGGGCCGAAACCGCTCAGGCGTGCGTTTGCGGTCGGGTTCTGGGCCGGGTTTGTCTACTTCCTGATCAGTTGTTTCTGGGTGGCCGAAGCGTTTCTGGTCGATGCGGAAACCTTTGGCTGGATGGCCCCGTTCGCGGTCATGATCCTGCCCGCTATGATAGCTTTTTTCTGGGGTCTGTTTGGCGTCGTTTATGCGCAGTTTGCGCCGAAATCCGGTGTGAAAAGCCTGGTGTGTTTTGCGGTTTGGTTCTGCGGATTTGAGATGATCCGCGGCTGGATATTCACCGGCTTTCCGTGGAATCCAGCGGGGGCTAGCTGGATGGCAGGCTCGGCCATCTCGCAGATGGCGGCCTTGGTCGGGGTTTACGGCCTGAGCCTGATCACGGTCATGGCCTTTGCCAGCATTGCCATTATCAAACCGGCGCAGGGCCTTAAAGGTTATCGGCCGGTCATGGTCGCGGCGGGGGCCTTATTAGTCTGTTTTACCTTTGGTCAGTATCGTTTGATCCGTACTGAGATCACACCGTCCGAGACTTCGGTGCGTCTGGTGCAGACCAATATCGGTCAGGAGGCCAAATGGACGGAAAGTGAGTTTTCACGCATTGTCCGCGACTATGTGGCTATGACCAAAGCCAAACCCAAATATGCCAAATGGTCGGCACAGGGCGCGGATTACGGGCGACGCCCTGATATTGTGATCTGGCCCGAAGGGGCGTTACCAGCGTCGGCTGAGGAGCTTTTTTCGGCCAGTTCATGGACATCAGAGGTGTTTGCGCGGCTGCTGGAGCCGGATCAAACCCTGATGATGGGGGTCTATCGCTCTGATCTGGATAAGGGCGGCAACATGGTCTGGCGCAATACCATGCTGGTTATTCAGCAAAAAGCGCATGAAACGCGCATTGTGGCGGCCTATGACAAATTTAAATTAGTCCCGTTCGGAGAATTCCTGCCGTTTGAAAATCTGCTGACTAAGATTGGTGTGAAAAATCTGGTCAATATTGGCGACGGTTTCACGCCAGGTGACAGAACAAAAGCGATGACGGTGGAGGGTATACCATCTTTTTTGCCGCTTATTTGTTATGAGGGACTTTTTCCAGCGCTTGATCAAAGTAATTACAGCTTTGGAAAACCGGGTAAACGGCCGCAATGGATCGTTAATATTTCAAATGATGCCTGGTTTGGCCCAACAAGCGGCCCGGTTCAGCATTTAAATCTGTCAGCCTATCGGGCTATAGAGCAAGGTTTACCTATGGTAAGGTCAACGCCTACGGGAATATCTGTGATTGTTGATCCACTGGGTCGTGTAATACCGTCAACTAAACTTGGAGTAGGTTATGCGGGTTACATTGATGTAATGATACCAAAAGTGGTAAAACTTACCGTATATGGAAAATTCTATGTCATTTATGTCATCTTTATTACAATTTTTAGCTTAATTCTTCTGCCGTATAATACTTTGTTAAGGCCGGTCAAAAAAACCAGTTAA
- a CDS encoding helix-turn-helix domain-containing protein, with the protein MDDISKTDRSPNPVDLHVGARVRMRRKFLGMSQEGLAETIDLTFQQVQKYERGSNRISASKLYEISKALKAPVAYFFEGYGQSEAVEGFSESESEQFVHGFLMTTEGIELAEAFPRIKSTKQRRRILELVRTLAEDEDA; encoded by the coding sequence TTGGACGATATATCAAAAACAGACCGGTCGCCAAACCCGGTCGATTTGCATGTCGGCGCACGCGTACGGATGCGCCGTAAATTTTTAGGCATGTCGCAGGAAGGTTTGGCCGAAACGATAGATCTGACCTTCCAGCAGGTCCAGAAATATGAGCGTGGCTCGAACCGCATCAGCGCCTCAAAACTTTATGAAATCTCCAAGGCTCTTAAGGCGCCGGTGGCATATTTCTTTGAGGGCTATGGTCAGTCAGAGGCGGTTGAGGGTTTCTCGGAATCCGAGTCTGAACAGTTCGTGCATGGGTTCCTGATGACGACCGAAGGCATCGAACTGGCTGAAGCCTTTCCTCGGATCAAGAGCACCAAGCAGCGCCGCCGTATTCTTGAATTGGTGCGCACGCTGGCGGAAGACGAAGACGCTTAA
- the metK gene encoding methionine adenosyltransferase: protein MRPSYIFTSESVSEGHPDKVADRISDVVVDAFLGRDPEARVACETMVTTNRIILAGEVRADDELIEDIIGGLEHKVRHAVKDIGYAQKGFHWASADYACHLHAQSADIAMGVDAGDEKDEGAGDQGIMFGYATDETDELTPAPLQWSHNILHRLAQARHSGEAKSLEPDAKSQVTVLYENGVPSRILKILVSHQHHDGLSPADVAAIIKPLALEVLPEGMVTNETEWLVNPTGNFVIGGPDGDAGLTGRKIIVDTYGGAAPHGGGAFSGKDPTKVDRSAAYALRYLAKNVVAAGLAKKCTLQVSYAIGVSKPLSFYVDTHGTGEVDAEALEKLLPELIGGLTPRAIRTHLGLNKPIYERTTAYGHFGRTPDNDGGFSWEKTDLVEALRGAF from the coding sequence ATGCGTCCTTCCTATATCTTTACATCCGAAAGCGTTTCCGAAGGCCATCCTGATAAGGTTGCCGATCGCATTTCTGATGTGGTGGTCGATGCCTTCTTAGGGCGTGACCCCGAAGCGCGCGTGGCCTGTGAGACCATGGTCACGACCAACCGCATTATTCTGGCCGGTGAAGTGCGCGCTGATGACGAACTGATCGAGGACATTATTGGTGGGCTGGAGCACAAGGTGCGCCACGCCGTCAAGGACATCGGTTATGCCCAAAAGGGCTTTCACTGGGCGTCGGCGGACTATGCCTGTCACCTGCATGCCCAATCAGCGGATATCGCCATGGGCGTTGATGCCGGTGACGAGAAAGATGAAGGCGCCGGTGATCAGGGTATTATGTTCGGCTACGCGACCGATGAAACGGATGAATTGACCCCCGCGCCGCTGCAATGGTCGCACAATATCCTGCATCGTCTGGCACAGGCCCGCCATAGCGGTGAGGCCAAGTCTCTGGAGCCTGATGCCAAATCACAAGTCACAGTGCTCTATGAAAATGGTGTGCCCAGCCGTATCCTGAAAATTCTGGTGTCACATCAGCATCATGATGGCCTAAGCCCCGCAGATGTGGCGGCGATCATCAAGCCCTTGGCGCTTGAAGTTCTGCCCGAAGGCATGGTGACCAATGAGACCGAGTGGCTGGTCAATCCGACTGGCAATTTCGTCATCGGCGGGCCGGATGGTGATGCCGGTTTGACGGGGCGTAAGATCATTGTCGATACCTACGGCGGGGCGGCACCGCACGGTGGCGGTGCGTTTTCGGGTAAGGACCCGACCAAGGTTGACCGCTCGGCCGCCTATGCCCTGCGCTATCTGGCCAAGAATGTCGTGGCGGCCGGTCTGGCGAAGAAATGCACGCTTCAGGTATCATACGCGATTGGGGTGTCAAAGCCGCTGTCGTTTTATGTCGATACCCACGGCACCGGCGAAGTCGATGCTGAGGCGCTGGAAAAGCTGTTGCCGGAGCTGATCGGGGGCCTGACGCCGCGTGCGATCCGCACCCATCTGGGCCTGAACAAGCCGATCTATGAGCGCACGACCGCCTATGGCCACTTTGGCCGCACGCCGGATAATGACGGTGGGTTCTCATGGGAAAAGACCGATCTGGTTGAGGCCCTGCGCGGAGCGTTTTAG
- the trmB gene encoding tRNA (guanosine(46)-N7)-methyltransferase TrmB, protein MTDDTKSQDTPTWGPMRSFGRIKARTLKPRQASLFDSLLPQIVLDDARVARIVADPRSEYADATEVWLEIGFGGGEHMAAQAGRHPHALIMGGEPFLNGVGSALRHIDEAGLNNVRLLAGDVRPLIDQLPDGFIERIFIMFPDPWPKARHHKRRFIQPETIAAFARILKDGGRVRFATDWADYADWTLERFLKSPDFLWPAEGQAAWNTPPADHVTTRYEEKKLGDCAPVFFDFVRKPR, encoded by the coding sequence ATGACCGACGACACTAAATCTCAAGATACCCCAACCTGGGGGCCGATGCGCTCATTCGGGCGCATCAAGGCGCGCACCTTAAAGCCGCGTCAGGCCAGCCTGTTCGACAGCCTTTTGCCGCAGATTGTGCTGGATGACGCGCGGGTGGCAAGGATCGTGGCTGATCCCCGCAGCGAATATGCAGATGCGACCGAAGTCTGGCTTGAAATCGGTTTCGGTGGGGGCGAGCATATGGCCGCCCAGGCCGGTCGTCATCCGCACGCCCTGATCATGGGCGGGGAACCGTTTCTGAACGGTGTCGGTTCGGCCTTGCGCCATATCGATGAGGCGGGACTTAACAATGTCCGCCTGCTGGCCGGGGATGTGCGGCCGCTGATTGATCAATTGCCCGATGGATTTATCGAGCGCATTTTCATCATGTTCCCCGATCCGTGGCCCAAGGCGCGCCACCACAAGCGCCGTTTTATCCAACCTGAAACGATCGCGGCCTTTGCCCGCATACTCAAAGATGGCGGGCGGGTACGCTTTGCGACCGACTGGGCCGACTATGCCGACTGGACGCTGGAGCGGTTTTTGAAAAGTCCGGATTTTCTATGGCCCGCCGAAGGTCAGGCCGCGTGGAATACACCGCCGGCCGACCATGTCACGACGCGTTATGAAGAAAAAAAGTTGGGCGATTGTGCGCCAGTCTTCTTCGATTTTGTCAGAAAGCCACGGTAA